The Gavia stellata isolate bGavSte3 chromosome 1, bGavSte3.hap2, whole genome shotgun sequence genome has a segment encoding these proteins:
- the OLFM4 gene encoding olfactomedin-4 codes for MKHTQMAVLLLMQSMTAVAGTTATTEVTPLLNTTLLYLTQPSKTTGDLRTPPKLFANVSGSVDDEGTCQCSVYLPDTTFPVQKAEQLEIIATTLLEKFERELSQVREYSKMIELYQQQILNLTVRVEHMEKSSISYRELDFQLLKVEISDLERLVTQLKSSLVGSNVIVEQIYLEITNLTILVNELESLDKNNILAIRRQIVSLQNRLKECEESANKTTVPPYFPPGSCIHRGLLNVSQPYIVKLNWRGFSYKYGSWGRDYSPSNPEKEVYWVAPLNTDGRYLEYYRIYSTFDDLLLFKPMYESRITYGEGSGAALYNNFLYYHSYGSRYMVKHDVKTNTMVLRKDLPDAVTGNRFSYAGVSWQDIDFAVDESGLWVIYSTENSMGNIVISKLNETSLDVLNTWQTRQYKPSVSNAFMLCGVLYATRPMNTRKEEIFYMYDTSTGQEGRISVIMDKKLDTIQSIDYNPTDQRLYVYNDGYLLRYDVTFQP; via the exons ATGAAGCACACACAGATGGCTGTGCTGCTCCTCATGCAAAGCATGACTGCTGTGGCTGGAACAACGGCAACAACAGAAGTG aCTCCTCTTCTCAATACAACACTTCTGTATCTGACTCAGCCTAGCAAGACAACTGGTGACCTGCGCACTCCCCCAAAG CTCTTTGCCAACGTCTCCGGCTCTGTGGATGATGAGGGAACTTGTCAGTGCTCTGTGTACTTGCCGGATACCACCTTTCCAGTGCAGAAGGCTGAGCAATTGGAAATCATAGCCACAACGCTCTTGGAGAAATTTGAGAGAGAGCTTTCTCAA gttaGAGAGTACTCAAAAATGATTGAACTGTATCAGCAGCAAATCCTTAATCTAACCGTAAGAGTGGAGCATATGGAGAAGAGCAGTATATCTTACAGAGAACTGGACTTCCAGTTACTGAAAGTGGAAATCAGTGACCTAGAGAGACTGGTCACTCAGCTGAAATCCAGCCTTGTTGGAAGCAATGTCATCGTTGAGCAAATATATTTGGAG atCACAAATCTGACTATACTCGTAAATGAACTAGAATCACTGGACAAAAACAATATCCTTGCAATTCGTCGACAAATTGTGTCTCTGCAGAATCGATTGAAAGAGTGTGAAGAGAGCGCAAACAAAACTACAGTACCCCCTTATTTCCCACCAG GTAGCTGCATTCACCGTGGACTGCTCAATGTTAGCCAGCCCTATATTGTAAAGCTGAACTGGAGAGGATTTTCCTACAAATATGGTTCCTGGGGTAGAGATTACTCTCCGTCTAATCCAGAGAAGGAAGTCTATTGGGTTGCACCATTGAACACAGATGGGAGATACTTGGAATACTACAGAATTTATAGTACCTTTGATGATTTGCTGCTCTTTAAACCCATGTATGAAAGTAGAATAACATATGGGGAAGGAAGTGGTGCTGCcctttataataattttttgtacTATCACTCTTATGGTTCAAGATATATGGTGAAGCACGatgtaaaaacaaacaccatGGTTTTGAGGAAGGATCTTCCAGATGCTGTTACTGGTAACCGTTTCTCTTACGCAGGTGTATCATGGCAAGACATAGATTTTGCCGTGGATGAAAGTGGGTTATGGGTAATATATTCAACAGAAAATAGCATGGGCAACATTGTGATTAGCAAACTCAATGAGACCAGCCTTGATGTGCTAAATACTTGGCAGACAAGACAGTACAAGCCATCTGTTTCCAACGCTTTCATGTTATGTGGTGTTCTGTATGCCACAAGGCCAATGAACACTAGGAAAGAGGAAATCTTCTACATGTATGACACGAGTACTGGCCAAGAAGGTAGAATTAGTGTTATTATGGATAAAAAGTTAGATACAATCCAGAGTATCGATTATAACCCCACAGACCAGAGATTGTATGTTTACAATGACGGTTACCTTCTAAGATATGATGTGACCTTTCAGCCTTAG